GGTGAGTCAGCAGGGACAGCCGGGTCAGGCGGGGCAGCAGAGTCAGCCGGGTCAGTCCGCGCAGATGCGGCAGCCGGGACAGCCGCGGCAGGACCTGGCCGATCGGTTGGGGCCGCGGCCGGGAGAGCAGCCGCGCGGCCAGCAGTCTCAGAAACAGCAAACGCCGGGGCAGCAAACACCGGGGCAGCAGTCGCAGGGCGAGCGCAGCCAGGCCCAGCAGGGCCAGGGTCTGTTCGGTCAGCAAGGTCCGGGCGGCCAGTCCCAGCCAGGCCGGCAGTCGCAGCAGGGACCGGGCCCGCAGCAGTCCGCGAACGCGCCGTGGGGCCAGCAACAGGGTCAACAGCAACAGCAAGGCACGTCCCAGCAGGGGCGGCAGCAGCAGGGCCAGCAGGGTCAGGGTCCCCAACAGCAAGGCTCGTGGTCACAAGGGCCGCAGCTGGACCGACCGGAAGGGCAAAGGCCGCAGGGGCAGAGCCAGCCGGGCCCACAGCAGGACTGTTCCGAAGGCCAGCGGCCGCAGGGGCAGAGCCAGCCGGGCCAGCAGGAGCAGCAAGGCCGGCTGGACCAGGAGCAGTCCGCGTCGGAGCGGTCGCAGCAGGCGCCGTCCGACCAGTCGACTCAGCAGTTGCGGGTGCCGCCGGCCGTGCCGTGGGTGCCGGTGGAGCGGCCCGCGCGGCCGAGTGATGGGGACCAGAACCGCGGTGATCAGAACCGTGGCGACCAAAACCGGAGCGATCAGAACCGGAGCGATCAGAACCGGAGCGATCAGAACCGGAGCGAAGAGCCGCGCCGGGTCGGGTCGATGTTCGAGGCTGCCGAGCCGGCGAAGGAAGAGACGAACGAAGGCGCCGGAACCGCCGGCAGGGAGAGCGGCACCGAGTACATCGACGTGTCCAAATGGGACGTCTTCCGCAACGAGCAGAAGCGCGAAGAACCCCAGCGCCAACCAGAACGCCAGCAACCAGAACGCCAAGAACCCCAGCGCCAGAACACCGAATCCCCGCGCGAAGAACGCTGGGACGTCTTCCACACCGCCCAGGGCGGCAACGAACCCGATGGCCCACGCGACGCACCCCAGTGGGACAGCCTCCAAAACCAAGGCCCCTGGTCCCAGAAAAACCAGACCAATCAAAACAACCCCGACAACCCCCGCGGCCTCCCCGAGCCGCCGCGTGGTGCGGTGCCCCCGGCGTCGGGGATGCAGGCCCGCCCCGTGCGTATCGAGCCGTCGGGTGAGCAGTTCCCGGCGGAGGCGACCGTCGGCATCGAGCGCCCCGCCGAAGGGTTCGCGGGTGGCTACGACGACCAGGACCCGCCCCGCGGTGAGCCGCAACGGGAAACCCCGGCAGAAGAGCCGAAAGTCAAGAAGGGCAAGAAGAAGTTCGTCGTCCTCGGACTTGTCGTGGTGCTGGTGCTCGCGGCGGCGGGGGTCGCCTCCGCGATGCCGCAGGTGTCCAACAATCTCGGCCTGCCGTGGGCGCCCAACGCGCCGAAGGGCGACAGCCCCGACCCTGCGTCCGTGACGCTCGCGTTGCACGGCCCGGAGACGTCGGGCCAGGGACCGTCGGCGAGCGGTGTTGCTTCCGCGCTGGCCGGGCCCGCCGGTGCGGCGGCGCTCTCGCAGCTCAGCGGCAGCGTGATCGACCCCGCGACCGGCTCCGTCCTGTGGGACCACAGCTCGGCCACTCCGCTGACCCCGGCGTCGACCACGAAGATCCTCACGGTGTCGGCCGCGCTGCTGTCGATGGACCCGACGAAGCGGATCGTCACCAAGGTCGTTCAGGGCTCGTCCCCCGGCACGGTGATCATCGTCGGCGGTGGCGACCCGTCGCTCACGGCGCTGCCCATCGGCACCGACTCGCCGCTCTACCCCGGCGCGGCCCACGTGGACGACCTCGTCGCGCAGATCAAGAAGGCCGACCCGAACGTCCAGAAGGTGCAGGTCGACGTCAGCGCGTACTCCGGCCCCACCACCGCCCCGGGCTGGGAGCCCGGTGACGCGCCTTCGACCTACGGCGCGCCGATCGTGCCCGCGATGGCCGACGGCGGCCGCCTCAACCCGTCGGTCGACGAGACGCCGCGCTCGGGCAACCCGGCGACCACGCTCACCCAGCTCGTCGCCGACAAGCTCGGCGCGCAGGCCGCCGGCACCGCGAAGGCGCCCGCCGACGCGAAGGTCGTCGCGCAGGTCCAGTCGGCGCCGTTGCCGGACCTGGCGTACGCGCTGCTGCAGATCTCCGACAACGTCCTCGCCGACGCCCTCGGTCGCCAGGTCGCCATCACCGCAGGCGCGGAGGCATCGTTCTCCGGCGCGGCCGCGTCCGTGAAAAAGGTGCTGGCCGACCACGGGTTCGACGTCACGGGCCTGCAGCTGTCCGACACGAGCGGCCTGTCCAACCAGAACAAGGTGCCAGCGCGGCTGCTCGCGCAGGTGCTGGCCGAGGCGGCGGCGCCGGACGGCAAGAACCCGGACACCCCGAAGCTGCGCCCGCTGCTCGCGGGCCTGCCCGTGGCCGGCAGCCCCGCCGGCACGCTCGCCACCCGTTACGCCACGCCGAACTCGGCCGCGGGCAAGGGCTGGGTCCGCGCGAAGA
The sequence above is a segment of the Amycolatopsis sp. 2-15 genome. Coding sequences within it:
- the dacB gene encoding D-alanyl-D-alanine carboxypeptidase/D-alanyl-D-alanine endopeptidase — its product is MRIEPSGEQFPAEATVGIERPAEGFAGGYDDQDPPRGEPQRETPAEEPKVKKGKKKFVVLGLVVVLVLAAAGVASAMPQVSNNLGLPWAPNAPKGDSPDPASVTLALHGPETSGQGPSASGVASALAGPAGAAALSQLSGSVIDPATGSVLWDHSSATPLTPASTTKILTVSAALLSMDPTKRIVTKVVQGSSPGTVIIVGGGDPSLTALPIGTDSPLYPGAAHVDDLVAQIKKADPNVQKVQVDVSAYSGPTTAPGWEPGDAPSTYGAPIVPAMADGGRLNPSVDETPRSGNPATTLTQLVADKLGAQAAGTAKAPADAKVVAQVQSAPLPDLAYALLQISDNVLADALGRQVAITAGAEASFSGAAASVKKVLADHGFDVTGLQLSDTSGLSNQNKVPARLLAQVLAEAAAPDGKNPDTPKLRPLLAGLPVAGSPAGTLATRYATPNSAAGKGWVRAKTGTLTGVNTLAGYVLDSDNRVLAFAFMSNGSDKNPGQAALDVLATTLRKCGCN